The nucleotide window CGTTGACGAGGCCCGTGATGACGGCAGACATGAGGGATGCGTCGTCGGCGAAGCCCAGCGTCTTGAAGAGCACGGGCGCGTAGAACATGATGACGTTGATGCCCGTGAGCTGCTGGAACATGGGGATGGCGATGGCCATGACGAGCTGCGGGCGGTACCGCGGCTGCAGGATGTTGCGCCAGGGGTGCGCCACCAGCTTGGACTCCTCGCTGGCGGCCACCAGGTCGTTGTactcctcctccacgtcctccgtGCCGCGCACCCGCTTGAGCATCCGCTTGGCGTCCTCGGTGTAGCCGCGGTCGATGAGGGAGTTGGGGGTGTCGGGCAGGAACAGCGCGCCCACGGCGATGATGGCCGCCGGCACGGCGGCCAGGGCCAGGCTGACTCGCCAGCCCCAGCCGCCCTTGATCTTGGCGGTGCCATAGTTGATGAGGTTGGCGCACAGGATGCCGATGGTGATCATGAGCTGGAACCCGATGTTGAGCATCCCGCGGAGGCGCGCCGGCGCCATCTCCGAGAGGTAGACGGGGACGGCCTGGTTGGCGAAGCCGACGCCGATGCCgaggaggacgcggccgaggatGAGCATGACCACGTCCTTGGCGGCGCCGTTGAGCGCGGCGCCGACCAGGAACGTGACGCCGCCGCCGAACATGGACCACTTGCGGCCGGCCACGCGGGTGACGGTGGCGGCGCAGAAGGAGGCCACGAGCGCGGCGAGGTAGAGCGAGGAGGTGAACATGGTCAGCAGCTGGCTGTCGAACTTGCAGTACTGGTTGCTCTGGTTCCGCTCCGCCTCCTGCTCCTTGTGGTACACCGACGGGAAGAACTTCATCAGGAACGGGTTCATCGACGTCACGCCACCTGCTCGACCACAGCATTGCACAAACACGTCAGCAACCTATTTTCTTTGTTATGGAATGATCTTGgataatcttttttttctttatcATTAACTTAAAGAACCACTAGTAGTGTCTAGGGGGAATAATCAAAACAAAAGAAAATGAAAGATGGCGAGGTGATGCATGGAAAGATTCTTCTTGGGTTTGCAAGAATCTGGTAAAAGGAAACAAAGAAAACGAGAGGAATATCGCAGTTTTGTATGTATGCGCAAAAGACGCTCGGACACCATGCGTCCAGTCTCCCGACCGGACGGTAGGTGAACTGCGCCCGAGAAAATACCCTGCCTGATTCGCAAAATCGCAAGAACAGAGCAGCGTGCGAGATCCAAACAAGAACTGtgatttttcttcttctctctcaaccacagcCATGGAAAAAAAACTGGAAATACCGCGACCAAGAAAATCGATCAGAGAGAGGCAGAGAGGGGCCGGGTGCTTGGCGCCGTACCGGAGATGCCGATGTCGTATCCGAAGATGAGCCCGCCGGTGGCGGCGACGATGCAGGCGAAGAGCACGAACATGGTGAGCTTGCCGGGGTAGTCCTTGCCCCCTCCGGAGCTCACCACCACGCCGCCGGCCATCGCGACCCAACCAACTCAAGCAGCAAGACGCAAGACTCTGCCTCGCAAGAAGCTGCTACCTGCAGGAAAGCCTAGGCTAAACTGCTAAAGCGAACCAAATCACAGAGACAAACGGATCGCAGAGATGGGCGGAGATCGAAGTGTTCACGAGCGCCTTGAGCGAATGGCCGAATGGGAGTGCCGAAACCTGGGAGGAGCGGGCGGGCATTTATAGGCGGGGGAGAGGGGGGGACTCCGTGTGAAAGGGCCACGAACTGGAGGGGTGGACGACCGCAACATGGCTGCTCTATAAACCGCATACGCTGATTTTTACGTCTAATttatttgaagaaaaaaaaagctaAGCGTACAATGACAGCTGAACCGAGCGCAGCGTCCCCGTACTCCCGTTCCGCTGGTTGGCGCTCGTTTTTCCTCCCGTTCATTAATTGTGGCCCCTGTGGATATATCTTTATCCAGAGCTACAGCTGCTGCGACTGACCGACCCCGTTTTCCTTCCTGGAAAGACCCGGCGGCCATTAATGTGAACACGGCGTCGCGCTGCTTTCCGTCGATGGCGAGCCACCGAGCCGAACCGGGCATCGCCGGCTCACGGCCGTCCAACGTACACGCGCGAGTTGGGCTGGCGTTGTTATCCGCTTCACCTCCACGCCATTCAGAAGAAGAGTCGGCGACAGATCGATCACACGCCGTGCGTACCAGGATTAGCGGAGAATCTGGTTCTTGCTTGATCGTGTTTTAATTTAAGGTCcgtttggttccaaataagtcatctacttataagttaaaaagtgaaataagtaACTAATTTTATCAAGCatcaccaacttataagtcatccctgcttataagttttaagttgatTCACCcatacttaaaacttataagccacaTTTTTCTATGTGGGACCCACAATTTATAGACATAACTTATAAGTCACTGATTTTTAAGTCACCTAACTTGTGGAAACCTGGCATGGGTGGCACTACCAGCCCGATATGACAGGTGGCGCCGCTCAAAACGCGACCAAACCGAAATAGCCTGGCTGGCTGCCTGGCTGCATGGCAGGTTGCACAGAAGAAGAGTAGGTAGGACTATCGTCTTTTGTACTATGAACGAAGCTCTTGTTCCTCCAAATCTCTTTTGTATGTATGTACGTACGTACAGGCATACCACTGCTAGTACAGCTTGTTGGTCAAAGCAATATACGTACAAGTTGGCCACAGGGCTTCTTGTTTCTTCGTTCTGCTGCTGGTCCCGCCGGCCTGGCCCCATCCATCTAGCGCGATCATCGTCCCGTTCACCTGGCTTATGAGCCATATTGTTTTAGCCAATGAACAATAtctttctctcataacaaatcagcgaacggtactttcagccaaaCAAATAGGGCACATACCTATACTGCTCATAGCTGGCAAGGACGGACGCCCGGTTCGTTTAGACTTGTTTTTGGCTTGTTtctagccaacgaacaatatttttctctcacaccaaatcaatcaatagtattttcagccatgacttatgagccaaatacgaccaaacgaaccaGGTGGAGAAGGCATTGGATTTGTGGAGTCAACGATCCAGCGAGATACGTATGCGACGAGACAGACCTTGGCCCATGAAGGCACGGAGCCACAGTAGGTCCTAGGGGAGGAGGAGCCGAGGACGAGCCGAGGGAGATGGGAGGTCGAGTGCGTGCGTCACCGGGACGACGAGAGCGATCAGGTCCATGTCCATACAGTGCTGAGGCCAAGCCCAAGACGTGTGTGCCGCAGGCCGGCATGTGCCGCTGCTTCCCACCGTGCGCGGGCGAGTCAATGCCAGCCACGCCCGGGTCAACCACCGCTGCTAGGATGGCTCATCACTGTTGCCGGGATAAGACCCACCACACGCACACCACACCCCCGCTGTCCGCTGAGATTTGGTAGCTAGCCGCATGCAGGTCGCCAAGTCGGCTGGCAAAAAAACAAATGTGCGGATCCGTGTGGGGCCATTGACCTTTTTTGGTAAGTGGGCCCCATAGGCACCCTCGTTTGAAAAGTCTACTAGTAGGAGGCCCAA belongs to Miscanthus floridulus cultivar M001 chromosome 4, ASM1932011v1, whole genome shotgun sequence and includes:
- the LOC136550275 gene encoding sugar transport protein MST6, whose protein sequence is MAGGVVVSSGGGKDYPGKLTMFVLFACIVAATGGLIFGYDIGISGGVTSMNPFLMKFFPSVYHKEQEAERNQSNQYCKFDSQLLTMFTSSLYLAALVASFCAATVTRVAGRKWSMFGGGVTFLVGAALNGAAKDVVMLILGRVLLGIGVGFANQAVPVYLSEMAPARLRGMLNIGFQLMITIGILCANLINYGTAKIKGGWGWRVSLALAAVPAAIIAVGALFLPDTPNSLIDRGYTEDAKRMLKRVRGTEDVEEEYNDLVAASEESKLVAHPWRNILQPRYRPQLVMAIAIPMFQQLTGINVIMFYAPVLFKTLGFADDASLMSAVITGLVNVFATFVSIVTVDRLGRRKLFLQGGTQMLACQIVVGSLIGAKFGFSGVAEIPKAYAAIVVLFICAYVAGFAWSWGPLGWLVPSEIFPLEIRSAGQSINVSVNMLCTFIIAQAFLPMLCRFKFILFFFFGAWVVVMTIFVALFLPETKNVPIEEMVLVWKAHWYWGRFIRDEDVHVGADLEMPSANGNGKVGAGKLGGMQ